From Fusarium fujikuroi IMI 58289 draft genome, chromosome FFUJ_chr07, a single genomic window includes:
- a CDS encoding related to beta-1,4-mannosyl-glycoprotein 4-beta-N-acetylglucosaminyltransferase, which produces MVPKAVFRGILVTGFCSLLWLTFRHLRGSRAVFTESLQSIDLLSPASHHGRKTSELYASRAAHDLCSVHGYSAFVPKSPSSERKVYDMLMINDELDFLEIRLDALYDYVDYFIIVESAKSFQANSKPLILKENWDRFRRYHHKIIYHELVFPSNFDPHRAWDYEDLQRDAPFDQVLLNLNGPRAPNKGDVLIVADVDEIPRPQTLLVLQYCDFPRRLTLSSKFYYYSFQFLHTGPEWQHPQATYYQGHQTLKPTNLRNGDGGFRPFRFLERDVLSNAGWHCSSCFQTIDQFLNKMASFSHRWMNREEYRDKDKIAAAVREGKDLWGREQDQFVRIEDNKDMPSLVLNEPNRFGYMISRDGPSAGFVDYNRKEKI; this is translated from the coding sequence ATGGTACCGAAAGCTGTGTTTAGAGGTATTCTGGTCACTGGCTTTTGTTCCTTGCTCTGGTTGACGTTCCGACATCTTCGCGGCTCTCGTGCAGTATTTACTGAGTCGCTACAGTCGATAGACCTTCTGAGCCCGGCTTCACACCATGGCCGGAAGACTTCGGAGCTCTATGCCTCCAGGGCTGCGCATGATCTCTGTTCCGTCCATGGATACTCAGCTTTTGTGCCCAAGAGTCCCTCAAGCGAGCGCAAAGTCTACGATATGCTCATGATAAACGACGAGCTGGATTTCCTTGAAATACGCCTCGATGCATTGTACGACTACGTCGActacttcatcatcgtcgagtCAGCCAAATCATTCCAAGCCAACTCGAAGCCCCTTATCCTCAAAGAGAACTGGGACAGGTTCcgtcgatatcatcacaAGATAATCTATCACGAGTTAGTCTTCCCATCGAACTTCGACCCGCATCGCGCCTGGGACTACGAAGACTTGCAAAGAGACGCCCCCTTCGACCAAGTCCTGCTCAATCTCAACGGGCCAAGAGCCCCAAACAAAGGAGACGTTCTCATTGTAGCCGACGTCGATGAAATACCCCGTCCACAAaccctcctcgtcctccaaTACTGCGACTTTCCCCGCCGTCTAACACTCTCCTCCAAGTTCTACTATTACTCATTCCAATTCCTCCATACCGGTCCAGAGTGGCAGCACCCTCAAGCGACATACTACCAAGGACACCAAACCCTCAAACCCACCAACCTTCGCAACGGAGACGGCGGCTTCCGTCCATTTCGCTTCCTCGAGAGGGACGTGCTGAGCAATGCGGGCTGGCATTGCAGCAGCTGTTTTCAGACTATAGATCAAtttctcaacaagatggCGAGCTTTTCTCATCGGTGGATGAATCGCGAGGAATATAGAGACAAAGATAAAATTGCTGCTGCAGTGAGAGAAGGTAAGGATCTTTGGGGGAGGGAACAGGATCAGTTTGTGAGGATTGAAGACAATAAGGACATGCCATCACTAGTGCTCAATGAGCCAAATCGGTTCGGTTACATGATTAGTCGGGATGGGCCGTCAGCAGGATTTGTAGATTACaacagaaaagaaaagatctGA
- a CDS encoding related to pisatin demethylase, whose product MVSLFFERGLTWLPYFIIALFTWFILSSVFSWYRLRHIPGPIFGKFSYLWVAYITITGTQHDHLVNLNRRHGPLVRVGPNEVLVDDPDLIRKVSSTKNTYTKGNWYHGGKFNPYHDPMFQITDPVQHDRVKAKLSPAYSGRDAPNLEAVVNRQVGSLIRLIKEKYISTQGDYRPMEGTRVTRLFALDVISNLSLGQEFGYLKADSDFHGIAKALNEHLLVMTLATDIPWLRNLIFSPMFLKLFGPTENDTKGIGPLMKVANTIVRERYAPEADEQHDMLGSFKRHGLRLEECQAESLFMFVAGSETTATVIRVILLYIVASPHIYRRLRQEITEAVSEGRASNPITDVESRQLPYLQAVIYEGIRIRPATTGMFFKDVPAGGETMHGKYIPPGTSIGINASSLLRSEALFGPDPQVFRPERYLEVDKETSAQMKRDVEIVFGYGRWMCAGKPIAFMELNKVIFELLRVFDFQLVEPEVAMKSESYMVFHDQNLVLRVTETGHK is encoded by the exons ATGGTTTCACTATTCTTTGAAAGGGGCCTTACATGGCTTCCGTATTTCATCATTGCCCTCTTTACTTGGTTCATTCTCTCTTCTGTTTTCTCTTGGTATCGTCTCCGACATATACCAGGTCCTATCTTCGGTAAATTCTCATATCTTTGGGTAGCttacatcaccatcaccggAACACAGCACGATCACTTGGTCAACCTCAATCGACGTCATGGGCCCCTCGTCAGAGTTGGACCTAACGAGGTCCTCGTCGATGACCCAGACTTGATTCGAAAAGTCTCAAGTACTAAAAACACATATACCAAAGGAAACTGGTATCACGGCGGCAAATTCAATCCTTATCACGACCCCATGTTCCAGATAACAGACCCAGTTCAACACGATCGGGTCAAGGCAAAGTTATCTCCCGCTTACAGTGGACGCGACGCTCCCAATCTCGAAGCCGTAGTCAACAGACAGGTCGGCAGTTTGATTCGGCTAATTAAGGAGAAATACATCTCTACCCAGGGAGATTATCGTCCGATGGAGGGAACAAGAGTAACACGTCTTTTTGCACTCGATGTCATATCGAATCTGtctcttggccaagaatTCGGGTATCTCAAAGCCGACTCTGACTTTCACGGGATTGCCAAGGCGCTCAATGAACATTTGTTGGTCATGACGCTCGCGACAGACATTCCATGGCTGAGGAACTTGATCTTTTCGCCTATGTTTCTGAAGCTGTTTGGACCGACTGAGAATGATACAAAGGGGATTGGCCCGCTGATGAAAGTGGCAAATACTATTGTTCGCGAGCGATATGCTCCCGAAGCCGATGAGCAGCATGATATGCTG GGCTCGTTTAAGAGACATGGGTTACGACTGGAGGAGTGTCAGGCTGAATCTCTATTCATGTTTGTGGCAGGATCAGAAACCACTGCCACTGTTATACGGGTAATTCTGCTCTATATCGTTGCTTCACCTCACATATATCGGCGCCTCAGACAAGAGATCACGGAGGCGGTATCTGAAGGTCGAGCTTCGAATCCAATCACAGACGTCGAGTCTCGGCAACTTCCTTATCTTCAG GCAGTGATCTATGAAGGCATCCGGATTCGTCCAGCTACAACAGGCATGTTCTTCAAAGACGTCCCAGCCGGCGGAGAAACAATGCATGGGAAGTATATCCCCCCTGGCACATCCATCGGCATCAACGCTTCTTCCTTGCTACGCTCCGAAGCACTCTTCGGGCCGGACCCCCAAGTCTTCCGACCAGAGAGATATCTGGAAGTCGACAAGGAGACCAGTGCTCAGATGAAGCGTGATGTAGAGATTGTGTTTGGATATGGGCGGTGGATGTGCGCTGGAAAGCCCATTGCGTTCATGGAGCTGAACAAGGTTATTTTCGAG CTTCTTCGGGTCTTTGATTTTCAGCTTGTTGAGCCTGAAGTGGCGATGAAGTCGGAGAGCTACATGGTGTTCCATGACCAAAATCTGGTACTGAGGGTCACGGAGACAGGGCATAAATAG
- a CDS encoding related to thioredoxin encodes MTVHEVKNLAEFRDALEKHTVVLADFWAPWCGPCRFISPVVEKFSESTESIYFIKVNVDEAEDVSQEYGIRAMPTFMLFKDGEKANEVVGADPSKLERLVNEYKS; translated from the exons ATGACAGTCCACGAAGTCAAGAA CCTCGCCGAGTTCAGGGATGCCCTTGAAAAGCACACAGTCGTTCTTGCAGACTTCTGGGCCCCGTGGTGCGGACCATGCCGATTCATCAGCCCCGTTGTAGAGAA GTTTTCGGAATCCACAGAATCTATCTACtttatcaaggtcaacgtTGACGAAGCCGAGGATGTGTCTCAAGAGTACGGTATCCGAGCGATGCCTACCTTTATGCTCTTcaaggatggcgagaagGCCAACGAGGTTGTGGGAGCAGACCCTTCCAAGTTAGAGAGGCTTGTCAATGAGTACAAGAGCTAG